Proteins from a single region of Syntrophales bacterium:
- a CDS encoding OmpA family protein yields the protein MKKFIVNGVILIAAGLLVLPVLSGCMVKESTYLKKVEEEKALQQRYNQLEKEKADVIQKKEECDRDLQRIMTELQQKSVDIKSLQKKKEEIQTESQAYKDLLREMKGEMARGQVTIEELKGKLTLGLADQILFDSGQSEVKKDGLAILKRIVDILGKVQDKAIRVEGHTDNVKISGRLAKRFPTNWELSAARAINVARFLEENGIDPKILSAAAYGEYKPIADNSTPDGRQKNRRIAIILLPKD from the coding sequence ATGAAAAAGTTCATCGTCAACGGGGTGATTCTGATTGCAGCGGGGTTGCTGGTTCTTCCGGTCCTGTCGGGGTGCATGGTCAAGGAGAGCACGTACCTGAAAAAGGTGGAGGAAGAGAAGGCCCTTCAACAGAGGTACAACCAGCTGGAGAAGGAAAAGGCCGATGTCATCCAGAAGAAGGAGGAATGCGACCGCGACCTGCAGCGGATCATGACCGAACTCCAGCAGAAGAGCGTCGACATCAAGTCGCTGCAGAAGAAGAAGGAGGAGATCCAGACGGAGAGCCAGGCCTACAAGGACCTGCTCCGGGAGATGAAAGGCGAGATGGCCAGGGGCCAGGTGACCATCGAGGAGCTGAAGGGAAAGCTGACCCTCGGACTGGCGGACCAGATCCTCTTCGATTCGGGCCAGTCGGAGGTGAAGAAGGACGGCCTGGCGATTCTCAAGCGGATCGTGGACATCCTTGGCAAGGTGCAGGACAAGGCCATCCGCGTCGAGGGGCACACGGACAATGTGAAGATCTCCGGGCGTCTGGCCAAGCGCTTCCCGACCAACTGGGAGCTCTCGGCCGCCCGGGCCATCAATGTCGCCCGTTTCCTTGAAGAAAACGGGATCGACCCGAAGATCCTGTCGGCCGCCGCCTACGGCGAGTACAAGCCCATCGCGGACAACAGCACGCCGGATGGCCGCCAGAAGAACCGGCGGATCGCCATCATTCTCCTGCCGAAGGACTGA
- a CDS encoding GspE/PulE family protein — translation MASDPVSSRKISELEEKLILRKQLQDITNRIHAAQNLKQILVDLKDGILTLFDAHSVTIYVVDKIRNEIYSMFLSGTELRDIRVPISNNSIAGFVANTGKIVNIADAYDAEELRKIDKNLNFDPSWDKKTGFRTRQILAMPVLYNNTLMGVVQIINRKGSTGRFSDDEENFLREIAQVLGVSFFNQERFARRRKTKFDYLVIRGLLKEEELDSAWDEAREQKETMENFLMKKYKISREDVGKSYEEFYRCRFIQFNDKLPIPGELLKNLKPEYLRRELWVPIEKIDGQIHVIVDDPNNILKRDTIESLLKTKAVKYDVSLPEDIIKYIAQFFHSAVDETSISEILGRMDTPDEEAYEDGEEVVTESDSAIMQLVNKIINDAYARRTSDIHIEPNVTKKNVEIRLRVDGDCGLYQTVPFSYRNAIVSRIKIMSNLDITVKRIPQDGKIKFRRAGGDEIELRVATIPTQGGVEDVVMRILAKGETLPLEAMGMLPRNYKELVNSCEKPYGMVLVVGPTGSGKTTTLHAALKHINTPDRKIWTAEDPVEITQYGLRQVQVQPKIGFDFAAAMRAFLRADPDVIMVGEMRDFETAKTGVEASLTGHLVFSTLHTNSAPETITRLLDMGIDPLNFADALLAILAQRLVRTLCKSCKEAYHPTQAEYDEIVQSYGEEDFAKLNIPYSDSLTLYRPKGCGACDNSGYKGRMGIHELLLGTDEMKRLIQKHSSIEELRALAMDQGMTTLLQDGIQKSIQGVTDFKQVRRVCIK, via the coding sequence ATGGCGTCGGATCCCGTCAGCAGCAGAAAAATATCCGAGCTCGAGGAGAAGCTGATTCTCCGCAAGCAGCTCCAGGATATCACCAACCGCATCCACGCGGCGCAGAACCTGAAGCAGATCCTGGTGGACCTGAAGGACGGCATCCTTACGCTTTTCGACGCCCATTCCGTCACCATCTACGTGGTGGACAAGATCCGCAACGAGATTTACTCCATGTTTCTGAGCGGGACGGAGCTCAGGGACATCCGCGTCCCCATCAGCAACAACAGCATCGCCGGTTTTGTGGCCAACACGGGCAAGATCGTGAACATAGCCGATGCCTACGACGCGGAAGAGCTCCGGAAGATCGACAAGAACCTGAACTTCGACCCGAGCTGGGACAAGAAGACCGGGTTCCGGACCCGGCAGATCCTGGCCATGCCGGTTCTGTACAACAACACCCTGATGGGAGTGGTCCAGATCATCAACCGCAAGGGTTCGACGGGCCGGTTCTCCGACGACGAAGAAAACTTCCTTCGCGAGATTGCCCAGGTCCTCGGGGTGTCCTTCTTCAACCAGGAGCGGTTTGCCCGGCGCCGGAAAACCAAGTTCGATTACCTTGTGATCCGTGGACTCCTGAAGGAGGAGGAATTGGATTCCGCCTGGGACGAGGCCCGGGAGCAGAAGGAGACCATGGAAAACTTCCTCATGAAGAAATACAAGATTTCCCGGGAAGACGTTGGGAAATCCTATGAGGAGTTTTATCGCTGCCGCTTCATCCAGTTCAACGACAAGCTTCCCATTCCCGGAGAGCTGCTGAAGAACCTCAAGCCCGAGTACCTGCGCCGGGAGCTGTGGGTGCCCATCGAAAAGATCGACGGCCAGATCCACGTCATCGTCGACGACCCGAACAACATCCTCAAGCGGGATACCATCGAAAGCCTCCTGAAGACGAAGGCGGTCAAGTACGACGTCTCCCTGCCGGAGGACATCATCAAATACATCGCCCAGTTCTTCCATTCCGCGGTGGACGAGACTTCCATCTCGGAGATCCTGGGGAGAATGGACACGCCGGACGAGGAGGCATACGAGGATGGCGAGGAGGTCGTTACCGAGTCGGACAGCGCCATCATGCAGCTGGTGAACAAGATCATCAACGACGCCTACGCCCGCCGGACTTCGGATATCCACATCGAGCCGAACGTCACCAAGAAGAACGTGGAAATACGGCTCCGCGTCGACGGGGACTGCGGCCTCTACCAGACCGTTCCCTTCAGCTACCGGAACGCCATTGTGTCGCGCATCAAGATCATGTCCAACCTGGACATCACGGTGAAGCGGATCCCCCAGGACGGCAAGATCAAGTTCCGCCGCGCCGGGGGGGACGAGATCGAGCTCCGCGTGGCCACCATCCCGACCCAGGGGGGAGTGGAGGACGTAGTCATGCGCATCCTCGCCAAGGGCGAGACGCTTCCCCTCGAAGCCATGGGGATGCTGCCCCGGAACTACAAGGAGCTGGTCAATTCCTGCGAGAAGCCCTACGGGATGGTCCTGGTGGTGGGTCCCACCGGATCCGGTAAGACCACCACCCTCCACGCGGCGCTGAAGCACATCAACACGCCGGACCGCAAGATCTGGACCGCCGAGGACCCCGTGGAAATCACCCAGTACGGGCTCCGCCAGGTCCAGGTACAGCCCAAGATCGGGTTCGACTTTGCCGCCGCCATGCGGGCCTTTCTCCGGGCAGACCCGGACGTGATCATGGTCGGGGAAATGCGCGACTTCGAGACGGCCAAGACGGGCGTCGAGGCCTCCCTGACGGGCCATCTCGTCTTCAGCACCCTCCATACGAACAGTGCACCGGAGACGATCACCCGCCTCCTGGACATGGGCATCGATCCCCTGAACTTCGCCGACGCCCTCCTGGCCATCCTGGCCCAGCGGCTGGTCCGGACGCTCTGCAAGAGCTGCAAGGAGGCCTATCACCCGACGCAGGCGGAGTACGACGAGATCGTCCAGAGCTACGGGGAGGAGGACTTCGCGAAGCTCAATATTCCCTACAGCGACAGCCTGACCCTCTATCGCCCCAAGGGCTGCGGTGCCTGCGACAATTCGGGATACAAGGGCCGGATGGGGATCCACGAGCTTTTGCTGGGAACGGACGAGATGAAGCGGCTCATCCAGAAACACTCCTCCATCGAGGAGCTGCGGGCCCTGGCCATGGACCAGGGGATGACCACGCTGCTGCAGGACGGCATTCAGAAATCCATCCAGGGGGTGACGGATTTCAAGCAGGTGAGGAGAGTCTGCATCAAATAG
- a CDS encoding FHA domain-containing protein has translation MARVLLKFKEALIKEIPLDKPVITIGRKAENDIVIDNQAVSGFHAKILAEGEAFAIEDLGSLNGTFVNGQRVTRIDLDNGDVVLIGIHSLEVECPPRKEADRLAQAVRGRSMDETMVIDPASQKRMLEATVKAAEEVLGGFVVVEGSSEKREYELKDRVVTIGKDDSAAIRLKGFFAPSVAALVNRRREGYFMTPASGKSFKVNGQDVKTRYDLKDGDLVEVGNLKMQFFIKE, from the coding sequence ATGGCAAGGGTTCTGCTGAAGTTCAAGGAGGCCTTGATCAAAGAGATCCCGCTTGACAAGCCCGTCATCACCATCGGCAGAAAGGCGGAAAACGATATCGTCATCGACAACCAGGCCGTCTCGGGTTTCCATGCCAAGATCCTGGCCGAAGGCGAGGCGTTTGCCATCGAGGATCTCGGGAGCCTCAACGGCACCTTCGTGAACGGGCAGCGGGTGACGAGGATCGACCTGGACAACGGCGATGTCGTTCTGATCGGGATTCACAGCCTGGAGGTGGAGTGCCCGCCCCGCAAGGAGGCGGACAGGCTGGCGCAGGCCGTGAGAGGACGGTCCATGGACGAGACGATGGTGATCGATCCGGCGTCCCAGAAGCGGATGCTGGAAGCGACCGTCAAGGCCGCCGAGGAGGTCCTCGGGGGATTTGTTGTCGTCGAGGGCTCCTCGGAAAAGCGGGAATACGAGCTCAAGGACCGGGTGGTGACGATCGGAAAGGACGACAGCGCCGCCATCCGCCTGAAGGGGTTCTTCGCGCCGTCCGTAGCCGCCCTGGTGAACCGCCGCAGGGAAGGGTACTTCATGACGCCCGCCAGCGGGAAATCCTTCAAGGTGAACGGCCAGGACGTGAAAACCCGCTATGACCTGAAGGACGGCGACCTGGTGGAGGTCGGCAACCTGAAGATGCAATTCTTTATCAAGGAGTGA
- a CDS encoding Stp1/IreP family PP2C-type Ser/Thr phosphatase produces MLRIAARTDTGRVRANNEDGFYVRGDSGLLVVADGMGGHASGEVASRMAVDIIRDYFDGAAGEKGFVGDFDPSCLEGTNRLGAAIRLANMAIFEAAAGQAKYAGMGTTVAAVLIQGKRMGIAHVGDSRVYLVRAGDLIQLTDDHSLVAEQLKREMITPEEAAAAENRNILTRALGIAPEVRVDLDEMTVADGDRIVLCSDGLNTMVSDGEILSVVETAEDFDAACDRLIAMANDHGGRDNITVVLAEIRKKKGPVASIWHALTSWFRR; encoded by the coding sequence ATGCTCCGGATTGCCGCACGAACCGACACGGGACGGGTCAGGGCCAACAACGAGGACGGTTTTTACGTCCGCGGGGACAGCGGCCTCCTCGTCGTAGCCGACGGCATGGGGGGGCACGCCTCCGGAGAGGTCGCGAGCCGGATGGCTGTGGATATCATCCGGGACTACTTCGACGGCGCGGCCGGCGAGAAAGGCTTTGTCGGCGATTTCGATCCGTCCTGCCTGGAAGGGACGAACCGGCTGGGGGCCGCCATCCGGCTGGCCAACATGGCTATTTTCGAAGCGGCGGCAGGCCAGGCGAAATACGCCGGCATGGGAACGACGGTCGCGGCGGTGCTGATTCAGGGCAAACGCATGGGCATCGCCCATGTTGGAGACAGCCGTGTCTACCTGGTCCGGGCCGGGGACCTGATCCAGCTGACGGACGATCACTCCCTTGTGGCGGAGCAGCTCAAGCGGGAGATGATCACCCCCGAGGAGGCCGCGGCGGCGGAAAACCGGAACATCCTGACCCGGGCACTGGGCATTGCGCCGGAGGTCCGGGTGGATCTCGACGAGATGACCGTGGCCGATGGGGACAGGATTGTCCTCTGCTCCGACGGGCTGAATACCATGGTCTCCGACGGGGAGATCCTGTCCGTCGTCGAGACGGCGGAGGATTTCGATGCGGCCTGCGACAGGCTGATCGCGATGGCCAACGACCACGGCGGACGGGACAACATCACCGTGGTCCTGGCGGAAATCAGGAAGAAAAAGGGTCCGGTCGCGTCCATCTGGCACGCGTTGACATCATGGTTCAGGAGGTGA
- a CDS encoding serine/threonine-protein kinase — MSKWKGSFVADAMIGLILTVLALLALYFQWGPLERIGYGTYDLGLSLRQNPSARTAPSPVVVVAIDDASIAGIGRWPWPRHYIAQMIWFLRQAEAKVVGVNIIYSEPDQNQGLLEIRNILKEFESGAARSGQLFTMLKDAEGRLDNDTRLAASLDESKRVVLPLYFQIGNAFGGERKDMPEVLKRNSVSLPGLAGGLTAIEITPPIPEFAERAAALGHLNVLMDPDGAVRSAPLLINYENRFFPSLPLQMTLQYLNYGIGDLTARGQELRIGRLVIPVQPDNRMFVSYSRFPTVYSFVDVASNKVPPEAFKDKIVLVALNAVGLGAFQLTPLGPNVPSFVGLSNVITDIIDNRDFVVRPDWAFWVEIAVTVLFGLFLALAIPHMKAWLSALISLILLVAWCGASMFLLVSQGWWIKMTYPAVLLLAGYIVLVSKRFLWTEKTKEHMEADGIETNKMLGLSFQGQGMLDMAFDKFRKCPVEDESVKDLVYNLGLDFERKRMFNKAVAAYEHIRTAGPFKDVDDRIKKLKVAGETMIFGLGGAKKDGTVLIDSAETKPTLGRYEVVKELGRGAMGTVYLGKDPKINREVAIKTLRYEDIDEEQLAEVKKRFFREAEAAGRLSHPNIVTIYDVGEDYEIAYMAMELLSGSDLAKYCQKENLLPLHEVVRIVTATANALDYAHEHDVVHRDIKPANIMVLKNGEVRVADFGIARVVTSSKTQTGVVLGTPSYMSPEQIAGQKVDGRSDLFSLGVVLFELLTGAKPFQGDSIATLMFNITTGLPPRVTELVPDIPPALQAILDKALAKDREQRYQKGSEMAGDLAQALKS, encoded by the coding sequence ATGAGCAAGTGGAAGGGTTCGTTCGTGGCCGATGCCATGATCGGCCTGATTCTGACCGTTCTGGCCCTTCTGGCTTTGTATTTTCAATGGGGACCCCTGGAAAGAATCGGTTACGGCACCTATGACCTGGGGCTTTCCCTGCGGCAGAATCCCTCCGCCCGGACCGCCCCGTCCCCCGTCGTCGTCGTGGCCATCGACGATGCCAGCATTGCCGGGATCGGCCGGTGGCCGTGGCCCCGCCACTACATTGCCCAGATGATCTGGTTCCTCCGGCAGGCCGAGGCCAAGGTCGTGGGGGTGAACATCATCTATTCGGAACCGGACCAGAATCAGGGCCTCCTGGAAATCCGGAACATCCTCAAAGAATTCGAGAGCGGTGCTGCCCGGTCAGGCCAGCTCTTCACCATGCTGAAGGATGCGGAGGGCCGCCTCGACAACGATACGCGCCTGGCGGCAAGCTTGGACGAGAGCAAGCGGGTGGTCCTGCCCCTGTATTTCCAGATTGGAAACGCTTTCGGCGGCGAGCGGAAGGACATGCCGGAGGTTCTGAAACGGAATTCCGTGTCGCTTCCCGGCCTCGCCGGCGGGCTGACGGCCATCGAGATCACGCCCCCGATTCCTGAGTTTGCCGAGAGAGCCGCGGCCCTGGGCCACCTGAACGTTCTCATGGATCCCGACGGCGCCGTGAGGAGCGCACCGCTCCTGATCAACTATGAAAACCGCTTCTTCCCGTCCCTGCCGTTGCAGATGACCCTGCAGTACCTGAATTACGGCATCGGCGACCTGACGGCCCGGGGGCAGGAACTCCGCATCGGCCGCCTCGTCATTCCCGTACAGCCGGACAATCGAATGTTCGTGAGCTATTCACGGTTTCCAACGGTCTATTCGTTCGTGGACGTGGCCAGCAACAAGGTACCGCCGGAGGCGTTCAAGGATAAAATCGTCCTCGTCGCCCTGAATGCGGTCGGCCTGGGGGCGTTCCAGTTGACGCCCCTGGGGCCCAACGTCCCGTCGTTCGTGGGGCTTTCAAATGTCATCACCGACATCATCGACAACCGGGACTTCGTGGTCCGGCCCGACTGGGCCTTCTGGGTGGAGATCGCGGTGACGGTTCTCTTCGGCCTCTTCCTGGCCCTTGCCATTCCCCATATGAAGGCCTGGCTGAGCGCCCTGATCTCCCTGATCCTTCTGGTGGCGTGGTGCGGCGCGTCCATGTTTCTCCTGGTGTCCCAGGGCTGGTGGATCAAGATGACCTATCCCGCCGTGCTGCTCCTGGCGGGGTACATCGTGCTCGTCTCGAAGCGGTTCCTCTGGACGGAGAAAACCAAGGAGCACATGGAGGCGGACGGCATCGAGACGAACAAGATGCTCGGACTTTCCTTCCAGGGCCAGGGGATGCTGGACATGGCCTTCGACAAGTTCCGGAAATGTCCCGTGGAGGACGAGTCGGTGAAGGATCTCGTCTACAACCTGGGCCTCGACTTCGAGCGGAAGCGGATGTTCAACAAGGCCGTGGCGGCCTATGAGCATATCCGCACGGCCGGGCCGTTCAAGGACGTCGACGACCGGATCAAAAAGCTCAAGGTGGCCGGAGAGACGATGATTTTCGGCCTCGGAGGCGCCAAGAAGGACGGAACCGTCCTGATCGACAGCGCCGAGACGAAACCGACGCTGGGCCGTTACGAGGTCGTAAAGGAGCTCGGCCGAGGCGCCATGGGTACCGTCTATCTGGGGAAAGATCCGAAGATCAACCGGGAGGTGGCCATCAAGACCCTCCGGTACGAGGACATCGACGAGGAGCAGCTTGCGGAGGTGAAGAAGCGGTTCTTCCGTGAGGCCGAGGCGGCCGGTCGACTTTCGCACCCGAACATCGTCACCATATATGACGTGGGTGAGGATTATGAAATCGCCTACATGGCCATGGAACTTCTCTCCGGCTCCGACCTGGCGAAATACTGCCAGAAGGAAAACCTCCTGCCCCTCCACGAGGTGGTGCGGATCGTGACGGCCACGGCGAACGCCCTGGATTACGCCCACGAGCACGACGTCGTCCACAGGGACATCAAGCCGGCGAACATCATGGTCCTGAAAAACGGCGAGGTCCGGGTTGCCGACTTCGGCATTGCCCGTGTGGTCACGTCTTCGAAGACCCAGACGGGGGTTGTCCTGGGTACGCCGAGTTACATGTCTCCGGAGCAGATCGCGGGACAGAAGGTGGACGGCCGTTCCGACCTGTTTTCCCTGGGGGTTGTGCTCTTCGAGCTCTTGACGGGGGCGAAGCCCTTCCAAGGAGACAGCATCGCCACGCTGATGTTCAACATTACGACGGGGCTTCCGCCCCGGGTGACCGAGCTGGTCCCGGACATCCCGCCGGCCTTGCAGGCCATCCTGGACAAGGCCCTGGCCAAGGACCGGGAACAGCGATACCAGAAGGGATCGGAGATGGCCGGGGACCTTGCCCAGGCCCTTAAATCGTAA